The Carassius gibelio isolate Cgi1373 ecotype wild population from Czech Republic chromosome B12, carGib1.2-hapl.c, whole genome shotgun sequence genome has a segment encoding these proteins:
- the mmrn2b gene encoding multimerin-2 isoform X1, producing the protein MGRTLPLLLLAVLNSLSCHSEVRARDPDVEEEETAGTGGRAQQIPATFRTAHLHLPHEHHDVPKPSEGKPQNSASPSRETEHPSAQRGNWCAYVNHRMGTTETQTVKSVNPCSDGAPDCQIITYRQSTRPVYKQKQIALSSIHWMCCPGYGGHNCLEKDRAPENETLALKSDINGNGSSGGKVGTDQLEDTKWVDKPVQEAPIHGYSPNRSTAGAREGIPTSQPLPFLDSSILLSMHQLMSTMMSQLQPVLESFNQTLTHLSSEVEALSQDLQQLRIEQEEHRTMTRGEDHSGPIEQRLEYSHLQISQMKTQLDAQKDQFERAFQVQQELLKHNLTKLKEEMDDQISHSQNAQVNLQSLTELVEEVRLGQKKLEGALQRERAEFVNPNGDQPTQESGMWEAITRLEEKAQSNSAKLSSLSETSKESDEVVRALQRDQLDLEQSLEELKQRTEVHFTETGLEVEATRVRVLNSIGELTANLSAHEGQLREIELDLDNIYQQLQKNDSEVAEQACSCKSIGSALARLELEVVNVTQLAKLNQLALEETDLERNQVTEMEDLHHGLLSIKESLAFEQGRSRSLHDSMSQLQASLLDSQQEIQDLRQRDKDKANEIQGLSATFSSLLNDAIRHSEVLEVLLGEEVLEFTHWSHNQKKELSIPDLLLKMDVMQQKVKTHDTILASLSRKQPDGDEMNSDDPVAYLEGTGTNNQVRGPESYQPSLPDTSAGEEDVDYSVSDFWSLGKEVEQLAGRIAMLEERCGNCTAPPGGSVVELQADIASLRQNLEDHLRMFQKLFSNTEELISSARNLNLDEVWRLVRKKEGKRRRGSLKQEDQIKKEKSSSERSKRHNEREHAWLPHSPVVFLTTLDYRRGPNGDLTSKDVSVNYGGTFNPTSGVFQAPETGFYLFLVNLDFERGFSLAVLKRSGVPVASLRQEQGKKMGPVSRAELLELRQGETVTLELMHGSLRKVQPGDNTLSGILLFITERKDML; encoded by the exons ATGGGCCGAACTCTGCCTCTGCTGCTGTTGGCCGTGCTGAACTCTCTGAGCTGCCACAGTGAGGTGAGGGCCAGGGACCCTGACGTGGAAGAAGAAGAGACTGCGGGGACTGGAGGAAGGGCACAGCAAATTCCTGCCACCTTTAGGACAGCTCACCTACACTTGCCACATGAACATCACGACGTCCCGAAGCCTTCAGAGGGCAAACCTCAAAACTCAGCATCCCCCTCAAGAGAGACTGAACATCCATCTGCACAGAGAGG AAACTGGTGTGCGTATGTAAATCACCGTATGGGCACCACAGAGACTCAGACTGTGAAATCTGTGAACCCCTGCTCTGATGGAGCTCCTGACTGTCAAATCATCAC GTATAGGCAGTCCACACGACCTGTATACAAGCAGAAGCAGATAGCACTCTCCTCTATACACTGGATGTGTTGCCCAGGTTATGGAGGACACAACTGCTTGGAAAAAG ACAGAGCTCCAGAGAATGAGACGCTTGCTTTAAAGTCTGATATTAATGGCAATGGCAGCTCAG GAGGTAAGGTGGGGACTGACCAGTTGGAAGATACAAAATGGGTTGACAAACCCGTACAGGAGGCTCCTATTCATGGTTATTCACCAAACCGGAGTACTGCTG GTGCTAGAGAAGGGATCCCTACCTCTCAGCCTTTGCCATTCCTTGATTCATCCATTCTGCTGTCGATGCATCAGTTAATGTCAACTATGATGAGTCAGCTTCAACCAGTGCTGGAGAGCTTCAATCAAACACTGACACATCTGTCCAGTGAGGTGGAAGCATTGTCTCAAGATTTGCAGCAGTTGCGGATAGAACAGGAAGAACATAGGACCATGACCAGAGGCGAAGATCATAGCGGACCTATCGAGCAAAGACTAGAGTACAGCCATCTCCAGATCAGTCAAATGAAAACCCAATTGGATGCACAGAAAGACCAGTTTGAGAGGGCCTTTCAGGTTCAGCAAGAACTGCTGAAACACAACCTAACAAAACTGAAGGAAGAAATGGATGACCAGATCAGTCACAGTCAGAATGCACAG GTGAATCTCCAGTCTCTTACTGAACTGGTTGAGGAGGTGAGACTTGGCCAGAAGAAGCTGGAAGGGGCACTGCAGAGAGAACGAGCCGAGTTCGTCAATCCAAATGGAGACCAGCCAACACAGGAGTCGGGAATGTGGGAGGCCATCACTCGACTAGAAGAGAAGGCACAAAGTAACTCTGCGAAGCTCAGCAGCTTGTCTGAGACTTCGAAGGAATCTGATGAAGTGGTCCGGGCACTGCAAAGAGACCAGCTGGACCTTGAACAGAGCCTAGAGGAGCTCAAACAACGAACTGAGGTCCACTTTACAGAGACTGGTCTGGAGGTGGAGGCTACTCGTGTCAGGGTGCTCAACAGCATTGGTGAGCTTACAGCTAACCTAAGTGCACACGAGGGTCAGTTGAGAGAAATTGAGCTCGACCTGGATAACATCTATCAACAACTGCAAAAAAATGATTCAGAGGTTGCAGAGCAGGCCTGTAGCTGCAAGTCGATTGGCAGTGCACTAGCTAGGTTGGAGCTGGAGGTGGTTAATGTGACACAGTTAGCTAAACTGAACCAGCTTGCACTTGAAGAGACCGATCTAGAAAGGAATCAGGTCACGGAGATGGAGGATCTTCATCATGGCCTGCTGAGCATAAAGGAGTCATTGGCCTTTGAGCAGGGAAGAAGCAGGAGTCTTCACGACAGCATGTCCCAGCTACAGGCTTCACTCCTGGACAGCCAGCAGGAGATCCAAGACCTGAGGCAGCGGGACAAGGACAAGGCGAATGAAATTCAAGGCCTATCAGCCACCTTCTCTTCCCTCCTGAACGATGCCATACGCCACTCTGAAGTCCTGGAAGTGCTACTCGGAGAAGAGGTCCTGGAATTCACACACTGGTCACATAACCAAAAGAAAGAGCTCAGTATCCCAGATCTTTTACTGAAAATGGATGTGATGCAGCAAAAGGTTAAGACACATGATACTATTCTGGCTTCCCTTTCGAGAAAGCAACCCGATGGGGATGAGATGAATAGCGATGACCCAGTGGCATACTTAGAGGGGACTGGGACAAATAACCAGGTGAGGGGGCCTGAAAGTTACCAGCCCTCTTTACCAGACACGTCAGCTGGAGAGGAGGATGTGGATTATTCAGTAAGTGACTTCTGGAGTCTGGGAAAAGAGGTGGAGCAATTAGCAGGTAGAATAGCCATGCTGGAAGAACGCTGTGGAAACTGCACTGCCCCACCTGGTGGTTCTGTTGTAGAACTGCAGGCAGATATAGCATCCCTACGTCAGAACCTAGAGGATCATTTGAGAATGTTTCAAAAACTGTTCAGTAATACAGAAGAACTGATCAGCTCAGCTAGAAACCTGAATCTAGATGAAGTTTGGAGACTGgtgagaaaaaaagaaggaaagagaagAAGGGGGAGTTTGAAGCAAGAAGACCAGATCAAAAAAGAAAAGTCTTCCAGTGAACGAAGCAAAAGACACAATGAAAGAG AACATGCTTGGTTACCACATTCCCCCGTGGTGTTCCTCACAACCCTGGACTACAGAAGAGGACCTAATGGAGATCTCACATCAAAAGATGTATCTGTAAACTATGGTGGTACTTTTAATCCTACATCAGGGGTGTTCCAGGCCCCAGAGACTGGATTCTATCTTTTTTTAGTCAACTTAGACTTTGAGAGAGGCTTTTCATTGGCTGTATTAAAGCGCAGCGGAGTTCCAGTGGCCTCTCTCAGACAGGAACAAGGGAAGAAAATGGGACCAGTGAGCCGAGCTGAGCTGCTGGAGCTTCGGCAAGGGGAGACAGTTACATTAGAATTGATGCATGGATCATTACGGAAAGTGCAGCCTGGGGACAACACACTGTCTGGAATATTGCTCTTCATTACAGAGCGCAAGGACATGCTGTGA
- the mmrn2b gene encoding multimerin-2 isoform X2 produces the protein MGRTLPLLLLAVLNSLSCHSEVRARDPDVEEEETAGTGGRAQQIPATFRTAHLHLPHEHHDVPKPSEGKPQNSASPSRETEHPSAQRGNWCAYVNHRMGTTETQTVKSVNPCSDGAPDCQIITYRQSTRPVYKQKQIALSSIHWMCCPGYGGHNCLEKGGKVGTDQLEDTKWVDKPVQEAPIHGYSPNRSTAGAREGIPTSQPLPFLDSSILLSMHQLMSTMMSQLQPVLESFNQTLTHLSSEVEALSQDLQQLRIEQEEHRTMTRGEDHSGPIEQRLEYSHLQISQMKTQLDAQKDQFERAFQVQQELLKHNLTKLKEEMDDQISHSQNAQVNLQSLTELVEEVRLGQKKLEGALQRERAEFVNPNGDQPTQESGMWEAITRLEEKAQSNSAKLSSLSETSKESDEVVRALQRDQLDLEQSLEELKQRTEVHFTETGLEVEATRVRVLNSIGELTANLSAHEGQLREIELDLDNIYQQLQKNDSEVAEQACSCKSIGSALARLELEVVNVTQLAKLNQLALEETDLERNQVTEMEDLHHGLLSIKESLAFEQGRSRSLHDSMSQLQASLLDSQQEIQDLRQRDKDKANEIQGLSATFSSLLNDAIRHSEVLEVLLGEEVLEFTHWSHNQKKELSIPDLLLKMDVMQQKVKTHDTILASLSRKQPDGDEMNSDDPVAYLEGTGTNNQVRGPESYQPSLPDTSAGEEDVDYSVSDFWSLGKEVEQLAGRIAMLEERCGNCTAPPGGSVVELQADIASLRQNLEDHLRMFQKLFSNTEELISSARNLNLDEVWRLVRKKEGKRRRGSLKQEDQIKKEKSSSERSKRHNEREHAWLPHSPVVFLTTLDYRRGPNGDLTSKDVSVNYGGTFNPTSGVFQAPETGFYLFLVNLDFERGFSLAVLKRSGVPVASLRQEQGKKMGPVSRAELLELRQGETVTLELMHGSLRKVQPGDNTLSGILLFITERKDML, from the exons ATGGGCCGAACTCTGCCTCTGCTGCTGTTGGCCGTGCTGAACTCTCTGAGCTGCCACAGTGAGGTGAGGGCCAGGGACCCTGACGTGGAAGAAGAAGAGACTGCGGGGACTGGAGGAAGGGCACAGCAAATTCCTGCCACCTTTAGGACAGCTCACCTACACTTGCCACATGAACATCACGACGTCCCGAAGCCTTCAGAGGGCAAACCTCAAAACTCAGCATCCCCCTCAAGAGAGACTGAACATCCATCTGCACAGAGAGG AAACTGGTGTGCGTATGTAAATCACCGTATGGGCACCACAGAGACTCAGACTGTGAAATCTGTGAACCCCTGCTCTGATGGAGCTCCTGACTGTCAAATCATCAC GTATAGGCAGTCCACACGACCTGTATACAAGCAGAAGCAGATAGCACTCTCCTCTATACACTGGATGTGTTGCCCAGGTTATGGAGGACACAACTGCTTGGAAAAAG GAGGTAAGGTGGGGACTGACCAGTTGGAAGATACAAAATGGGTTGACAAACCCGTACAGGAGGCTCCTATTCATGGTTATTCACCAAACCGGAGTACTGCTG GTGCTAGAGAAGGGATCCCTACCTCTCAGCCTTTGCCATTCCTTGATTCATCCATTCTGCTGTCGATGCATCAGTTAATGTCAACTATGATGAGTCAGCTTCAACCAGTGCTGGAGAGCTTCAATCAAACACTGACACATCTGTCCAGTGAGGTGGAAGCATTGTCTCAAGATTTGCAGCAGTTGCGGATAGAACAGGAAGAACATAGGACCATGACCAGAGGCGAAGATCATAGCGGACCTATCGAGCAAAGACTAGAGTACAGCCATCTCCAGATCAGTCAAATGAAAACCCAATTGGATGCACAGAAAGACCAGTTTGAGAGGGCCTTTCAGGTTCAGCAAGAACTGCTGAAACACAACCTAACAAAACTGAAGGAAGAAATGGATGACCAGATCAGTCACAGTCAGAATGCACAG GTGAATCTCCAGTCTCTTACTGAACTGGTTGAGGAGGTGAGACTTGGCCAGAAGAAGCTGGAAGGGGCACTGCAGAGAGAACGAGCCGAGTTCGTCAATCCAAATGGAGACCAGCCAACACAGGAGTCGGGAATGTGGGAGGCCATCACTCGACTAGAAGAGAAGGCACAAAGTAACTCTGCGAAGCTCAGCAGCTTGTCTGAGACTTCGAAGGAATCTGATGAAGTGGTCCGGGCACTGCAAAGAGACCAGCTGGACCTTGAACAGAGCCTAGAGGAGCTCAAACAACGAACTGAGGTCCACTTTACAGAGACTGGTCTGGAGGTGGAGGCTACTCGTGTCAGGGTGCTCAACAGCATTGGTGAGCTTACAGCTAACCTAAGTGCACACGAGGGTCAGTTGAGAGAAATTGAGCTCGACCTGGATAACATCTATCAACAACTGCAAAAAAATGATTCAGAGGTTGCAGAGCAGGCCTGTAGCTGCAAGTCGATTGGCAGTGCACTAGCTAGGTTGGAGCTGGAGGTGGTTAATGTGACACAGTTAGCTAAACTGAACCAGCTTGCACTTGAAGAGACCGATCTAGAAAGGAATCAGGTCACGGAGATGGAGGATCTTCATCATGGCCTGCTGAGCATAAAGGAGTCATTGGCCTTTGAGCAGGGAAGAAGCAGGAGTCTTCACGACAGCATGTCCCAGCTACAGGCTTCACTCCTGGACAGCCAGCAGGAGATCCAAGACCTGAGGCAGCGGGACAAGGACAAGGCGAATGAAATTCAAGGCCTATCAGCCACCTTCTCTTCCCTCCTGAACGATGCCATACGCCACTCTGAAGTCCTGGAAGTGCTACTCGGAGAAGAGGTCCTGGAATTCACACACTGGTCACATAACCAAAAGAAAGAGCTCAGTATCCCAGATCTTTTACTGAAAATGGATGTGATGCAGCAAAAGGTTAAGACACATGATACTATTCTGGCTTCCCTTTCGAGAAAGCAACCCGATGGGGATGAGATGAATAGCGATGACCCAGTGGCATACTTAGAGGGGACTGGGACAAATAACCAGGTGAGGGGGCCTGAAAGTTACCAGCCCTCTTTACCAGACACGTCAGCTGGAGAGGAGGATGTGGATTATTCAGTAAGTGACTTCTGGAGTCTGGGAAAAGAGGTGGAGCAATTAGCAGGTAGAATAGCCATGCTGGAAGAACGCTGTGGAAACTGCACTGCCCCACCTGGTGGTTCTGTTGTAGAACTGCAGGCAGATATAGCATCCCTACGTCAGAACCTAGAGGATCATTTGAGAATGTTTCAAAAACTGTTCAGTAATACAGAAGAACTGATCAGCTCAGCTAGAAACCTGAATCTAGATGAAGTTTGGAGACTGgtgagaaaaaaagaaggaaagagaagAAGGGGGAGTTTGAAGCAAGAAGACCAGATCAAAAAAGAAAAGTCTTCCAGTGAACGAAGCAAAAGACACAATGAAAGAG AACATGCTTGGTTACCACATTCCCCCGTGGTGTTCCTCACAACCCTGGACTACAGAAGAGGACCTAATGGAGATCTCACATCAAAAGATGTATCTGTAAACTATGGTGGTACTTTTAATCCTACATCAGGGGTGTTCCAGGCCCCAGAGACTGGATTCTATCTTTTTTTAGTCAACTTAGACTTTGAGAGAGGCTTTTCATTGGCTGTATTAAAGCGCAGCGGAGTTCCAGTGGCCTCTCTCAGACAGGAACAAGGGAAGAAAATGGGACCAGTGAGCCGAGCTGAGCTGCTGGAGCTTCGGCAAGGGGAGACAGTTACATTAGAATTGATGCATGGATCATTACGGAAAGTGCAGCCTGGGGACAACACACTGTCTGGAATATTGCTCTTCATTACAGAGCGCAAGGACATGCTGTGA
- the LOC127968755 gene encoding synuclein-like isoform X1: MDVLMKGFSMAKEGVVAAAEKTKAGVEEAALRTKEGVMYVGNKTKEGVVSGVNTVAHRTTDQANIVGETAVGSTNEAGQKTVEGLENVAASTGLVNPDEALYEGDFSHGGMEGGDGGEGY; encoded by the exons ATGGATGTTCTAATGAAAGGATTCTCCATGGCCAAGGAAGGAGTGGTGGCCGCCGCTGAGAAAACTAAAGCTGGAGTTGAAGAGGCAGCTCTCAGGACCAAAGAAGGGGTCATGTATGTAG GTAACAAGACAAAGGAAGGAGTGGTGTCAGGAGTAAACACAG TTGCCCATAGGACCACCGACCAGGCGAATATTGTCGGTGAGACAGCGGTGGGCAGCACTAATGAAGCTGGACAGAAGACGGTAGAGGGGCTGGAGAACGTGGCTGCATCGACCGGCCTGGTCAACCCG gATGAGGCTTTATATGAG GGTGACTTCTCTCATGGGGGCATGGAAGGAGGAGACGGTGGAGAG GGTTATTAG
- the LOC127968755 gene encoding synuclein-like isoform X2, with translation MDVLMKGFSMAKEGVVAAAEKTKAGVEEAALRTKEGVMYVGNKTKEGVVSGVNTVAHRTTDQANIVGETAVGSTNEAGQKTVEGLENVAASTGLVNPGDFSHGGMEGGDGGEGY, from the exons ATGGATGTTCTAATGAAAGGATTCTCCATGGCCAAGGAAGGAGTGGTGGCCGCCGCTGAGAAAACTAAAGCTGGAGTTGAAGAGGCAGCTCTCAGGACCAAAGAAGGGGTCATGTATGTAG GTAACAAGACAAAGGAAGGAGTGGTGTCAGGAGTAAACACAG TTGCCCATAGGACCACCGACCAGGCGAATATTGTCGGTGAGACAGCGGTGGGCAGCACTAATGAAGCTGGACAGAAGACGGTAGAGGGGCTGGAGAACGTGGCTGCATCGACCGGCCTGGTCAACCCG GGTGACTTCTCTCATGGGGGCATGGAAGGAGGAGACGGTGGAGAG GGTTATTAG